Genomic DNA from Phaeobacter porticola:
CCGGGAGCCGCTTTTGTGCAGCATTCAGCACGGTCAGCCCGCCAAGGCCGGAATCAAAGATACCTACAGCCATCTGTCTCTCTCATTGCACCGTCAGGCGCGGTGTTTCTCCTCAAACTCAAAACCGTAGTCATAGGATTTGAGTGGTGTCGGAGACAGCTCATACGTGGCTTTGCGCAGGAAATCCATCATTGCTTTTGCGTCACCTGCCAGCGGGTCCAGCACATCCCGCTGGATCGGCGCTCCGATGGAGACGCGCACCGGCGTATCGACGCGTTTGTGAAACTCCTTGATTAACAGGCCCATACGTAAGGTCGGATGCAAATGACTTGCCATCTGAAACAGCCGAGAGGTATGCCCGTCAAAGTAGATCGGCACCACAACCGCACGGGATTTTGCAATCATCCGCGCTGTAAAGCCGCGCCACATCGGGTCCATCGGCGGGACCCTTGGCCGCAGAAAAGGCCGCGCGGCGGTGGACACGGTGCCGCCGGGAAAGATGCCGATAGCACCACCCTGCCCCAAATACTCCAACGCGGTCTTGCGGGTTTCAAGATTGGTTTTCAGCGCCGCTTTGGTTTCGGCGAAATCAATCGGCAGGATAACGCGGGCCAGATCATCAGCCTTGCGAAACACCTGATGGGCCAGAATACGGAAATCACCGCGCGCCTCTGACAGGATATGCCCCAGCATCAACCCGTCGAGAATGCCGTA
This window encodes:
- a CDS encoding lysophospholipid acyltransferase family protein; translated protein: MNSYPRENGSRREAMRSARDLSYAHSAQTRPGRAVIRVMENATGRLQLIKRADGYEADVAAGHSFWSVMRDRYGLQLDVVGGALANIPQDQPVVVIANHPYGILDGLMLGHILSEARGDFRILAHQVFRKADDLARVILPIDFAETKAALKTNLETRKTALEYLGQGGAIGIFPGGTVSTAARPFLRPRVPPMDPMWRGFTARMIAKSRAVVVPIYFDGHTSRLFQMASHLHPTLRMGLLIKEFHKRVDTPVRVSIGAPIQRDVLDPLAGDAKAMMDFLRKATYELSPTPLKSYDYGFEFEEKHRA